One Peribacillus simplex NBRC 15720 = DSM 1321 genomic region harbors:
- a CDS encoding IS110 family transposase encodes MEAMIERCAGLDVHQETVVACVLFGPLDKKPKTSIETFSTTTTGLLALSDWLATLQVSDIVMESTGVYWKPIWNILEGSFHLVLANARHVKNVPGRKTDVKDAEWLAKLLRCGLIESNFVPPEDIRDLRDLTRYRKKLIHHRTSEQNRIHKILQDANIKLTSVLSDIFGVSGRRILEAILNGEKIETDGLRKMVDWRTKASITDIANAINGRIRRHHRDMLRYHWEHMSYLEKAIEELEKQIDQLLSPYRKEVELLDGIPGVNKAAAATFIAEMGVDMSVFKSAKHLASWAGVSPGNYESAGKKKRVKPHKVTKL; translated from the coding sequence ATGGAAGCAATGATTGAACGGTGTGCTGGCCTAGATGTACACCAAGAAACAGTAGTAGCCTGTGTATTATTTGGTCCATTAGATAAAAAGCCAAAAACCTCTATTGAAACGTTTTCAACTACAACAACGGGACTCTTGGCTTTAAGTGATTGGCTAGCTACCCTTCAGGTATCCGATATTGTGATGGAAAGTACCGGAGTCTATTGGAAACCAATATGGAATATACTTGAGGGTTCTTTTCACCTTGTTCTTGCCAATGCCAGACATGTCAAAAATGTTCCAGGTCGTAAAACTGATGTGAAAGATGCCGAATGGCTTGCCAAGCTTCTAAGATGTGGACTTATTGAAAGTAATTTTGTTCCACCGGAGGATATTCGTGATTTACGAGATCTTACTCGTTATCGAAAAAAATTGATTCATCATCGCACTTCAGAGCAGAATCGCATTCACAAAATTCTTCAAGATGCTAATATCAAGCTAACATCCGTATTATCAGACATTTTTGGTGTATCGGGACGCCGTATCCTTGAAGCGATTCTAAACGGTGAAAAAATAGAGACCGATGGTCTTCGAAAAATGGTGGATTGGCGAACAAAAGCAAGTATTACTGACATTGCAAATGCAATTAATGGTCGTATTCGCCGTCATCACCGTGATATGTTGCGTTACCATTGGGAGCATATGAGTTATTTAGAAAAAGCCATAGAAGAATTGGAAAAACAAATCGATCAACTCCTGTCCCCATATCGTAAGGAAGTAGAATTATTGGATGGTATACCTGGTGTTAACAAAGCTGCCGCAGCTACTTTTATTGCAGAGATGGGCGTTGATATGTCCGTATTTAAGTCGGCTAAACATCTTGCCTCTTGGGCTGGTGTGAGTCCCGGAAATTACGAAAGTGCTGGTAAAAAAAAACGAGTAAAACCACACAAGGTAACAAAGCTTTGA